The Coleofasciculaceae cyanobacterium genome contains a region encoding:
- a CDS encoding diacylglycerol/polyprenol kinase family protein has protein sequence MTNSELTSLDSFWGSLAYPLGLVFLYLATLVILAEFLSRLLTDDPELTRKVVHIGSGNVILLAWWLDISRGVIIGAAIIAAAIAIVSYLIPILPSIESVGRKSFGTLFYALSMGILAACFWRSSPQYAVIGILVMAWGDGMAAIIGQRFGKHKYQVGQITKSWEGSLAMALVALTVIGTWLFLVEGNSWQTWTISIVVALVATIAEAFSKLGIDNLTVPLASGFLCFFGVQALLLN, from the coding sequence ATGACTAATTCAGAATTGACTTCGCTCGACAGTTTTTGGGGGAGTCTTGCCTATCCTTTGGGTTTAGTTTTTCTTTACCTGGCTACATTGGTGATTTTGGCAGAATTTCTCAGTCGCCTACTAACCGACGATCCTGAATTGACTCGCAAAGTGGTTCATATCGGTAGCGGCAACGTAATTTTATTGGCTTGGTGGCTAGATATATCTAGAGGCGTAATTATCGGTGCAGCTATTATTGCAGCAGCGATCGCTATTGTATCTTACCTAATCCCGATCTTACCCAGCATTGAAAGTGTAGGACGTAAAAGTTTTGGCACACTATTTTATGCGCTCAGCATGGGTATTTTAGCTGCCTGTTTTTGGCGGAGTAGTCCTCAGTATGCGGTCATCGGTATTTTAGTTATGGCGTGGGGAGACGGCATGGCGGCGATTATTGGTCAGCGTTTTGGTAAACACAAGTATCAGGTAGGACAGATAACTAAAAGCTGGGAAGGTTCTCTAGCAATGGCATTAGTTGCCTTAACTGTTATCGGGACTTGGTTATTTTTGGTAGAGGGAAATAGCTGGCAAACGTGGACAATTTCGATAGTGGTTGCTTTGGTCGCCACAATCGCCGAAGCATTTTCTAAGCTAGGCATAGATAATCTAACCGTTCCTTTAGCTAGTGGATTCTTGTGTTTTTTTGGTGTTCAGGCACTATTATTAAATTAA
- a CDS encoding DUF3285 domain-containing protein: protein MTNSAPQPIEEPISQEKKVEDLPQIAQAKDSYVKLAMRNMVRKGKQSLWHFFLTTVGLVGLLIGLAYLTKP from the coding sequence ATGACAAATTCTGCTCCTCAACCAATTGAAGAACCTATTTCTCAAGAAAAAAAGGTAGAAGATCTCCCCCAAATTGCTCAAGCAAAAGATAGCTATGTTAAGTTAGCAATGAGGAACATGGTTCGCAAAGGAAAACAGTCTTTATGGCACTTTTTTCTGACTACCGTTGGTCTAGTAGGGCTTTTAATCGGTCTAGCTTATTTAACCAAACCATAA
- the ybeY gene encoding rRNA maturation RNase YbeY produces MNIIVKQPIDAIIYVENDYQGSLSESDLLEINLIPWVNWFEDWLQLLSSTNTQLGTSCELSLRLTSDRQIQAFNHQYRCLDKPTDVLAFAATEANITLPIDIAEPVYLGDIIISLDTAARQAIEQQHSFIIELAWLASHGLLHLLGWDHPDDLRLQQMLQQQSKLIQLLNI; encoded by the coding sequence ATGAATATAATTGTTAAACAACCTATAGATGCCATAATTTATGTAGAAAATGATTATCAAGGGAGTTTGTCTGAGTCAGATTTGCTCGAAATCAACTTGATTCCGTGGGTTAATTGGTTTGAGGATTGGTTGCAGTTATTAAGTTCTACTAATACTCAGCTAGGCACAAGTTGCGAACTTAGTCTACGCCTAACCAGCGATCGCCAAATTCAAGCATTTAATCATCAATATCGCTGTTTAGACAAACCGACAGATGTCTTGGCTTTTGCTGCTACGGAAGCAAATATTACTCTTCCTATAGATATTGCTGAACCTGTATATTTGGGAGACATTATTATCTCTTTAGATACTGCTGCTCGACAGGCAATCGAACAACAGCATTCTTTTATTATAGAGTTGGCTTGGTTAGCTAGCCATGGCTTGTTGCACCTTCTCGGTTGGGATCATCCTGACGATCTCCGCTTACAGCAGATGTTGCAGCAGCAGTCTAAACTAATTCAATTACTAAATATTTAA
- a CDS encoding diacylglycerol kinase family protein: MKSSTIAPTQESSIANPKIIRNLAWQVAPNLFLSFKYAWAGLRYAFATQRNFRIHTFIGIFAVSLGAVLRIDAIEMAVITMTCAIVMVLELINTAIESVVDLTVKQSYHELAKIAKDCAAGAVLVSAIAAVIVATFILLPPLFQRIMLMM; this comes from the coding sequence ATGAAATCTTCTACTATTGCCCCTACTCAAGAATCATCTATAGCTAATCCAAAAATTATTCGTAACTTAGCCTGGCAGGTAGCACCAAATTTATTTTTAAGTTTTAAATATGCTTGGGCTGGTCTGCGCTACGCTTTTGCTACACAACGAAACTTTCGCATTCATACTTTTATTGGCATCTTCGCAGTAAGTTTGGGTGCTGTCTTGAGAATTGATGCTATAGAAATGGCAGTAATCACCATGACCTGTGCTATTGTCATGGTCTTGGAATTGATCAATACGGCAATTGAATCTGTTGTCGATCTAACAGTTAAGCAGAGTTATCATGAGCTAGCTAAAATAGCCAAGGATTGTGCTGCTGGAGCAGTATTAGTTAGCGCGATCGCAGCAGTAATCGTAGCAACATTTATCTTGCTTCCGCCGTTATTTCAGCGTATTATGCTTATGATGTAA
- a CDS encoding aminodeoxychorismate/anthranilate synthase component II — translation MIIVIDNYDSFTYNLVQYLGELAQELPVASDIQVYRNDAIDIDLIDQLKPDGILISPGPGRPEDAGISLQLIEKLGFQIPILGVCLGHQSIGQAFGGKIVSAPVLMHGKTSMIHHQNVGVFAGLKSPFTATRYHSLVIEPQTIPDTLEVTAWVEDGTIMGVRHRDYHHLQGVQFHPESILTDNGKLLLRNFLQSLDGKPLPNSD, via the coding sequence TTGATTATAGTTATTGATAATTATGATAGCTTTACCTATAATTTGGTGCAGTATCTAGGAGAGCTGGCTCAGGAATTGCCTGTAGCATCAGATATACAGGTTTATCGCAACGATGCTATCGATATCGATCTGATTGATCAGCTTAAGCCAGACGGAATTTTAATCTCGCCAGGTCCTGGTCGTCCAGAAGATGCAGGAATATCGCTTCAATTAATCGAAAAACTGGGTTTTCAGATTCCTATATTGGGTGTTTGTTTGGGTCATCAAAGTATTGGTCAAGCTTTTGGCGGCAAGATAGTTTCTGCACCTGTGCTGATGCACGGTAAAACATCTATGATACATCACCAAAATGTCGGCGTATTTGCTGGATTAAAATCTCCTTTCACCGCTACTAGGTATCACAGTTTGGTCATTGAACCTCAGACCATTCCCGATACTTTAGAAGTTACAGCTTGGGTAGAAGACGGCACGATTATGGGTGTTCGTCATCGAGACTATCATCATCTTCAGGGAGTACAGTTTCATCCTGAAAGCATTTTGACGGATAATGGGAAATTATTATTACGTAATTTTTTGCAATCTCTAGATGGGAAACCGTTACCTAATTCTGATTAA
- a CDS encoding MBL fold metallo-hydrolase, whose translation MKRRQLIRYGGIGLTTAIATGLMSRRTILAQDNSDGVSIQYLGHTCFLFTGSGLKVLVNPYESVGCTAGYTLPDLQPDVVLVSSFLLDEGAVESVKGNPEVITERGVHQFAGIKFQGFSLPHDRESGRRFGTNIAWRWTQGGVNILHLGGAAAPLATEDKILLSGADILLTPVGGGMKAYNPQEAKQVVKVLNPKMVIPTHYQTSAANKENCDLAPVEQFLGLVDDLEVAQVGSDRFTVKKSYLTGDTTLVRVLDYSS comes from the coding sequence ATGAAACGTCGACAATTAATCCGCTACGGTGGAATCGGTTTGACAACGGCGATCGCTACAGGTTTAATGTCTCGTCGAACTATTTTGGCTCAGGATAATTCTGATGGAGTTAGTATTCAGTATTTAGGACACACCTGTTTTTTATTTACGGGTAGTGGTTTAAAAGTACTAGTCAATCCCTACGAATCAGTTGGCTGTACCGCAGGCTATACCTTACCAGATCTACAGCCTGATGTGGTGTTAGTGAGCAGCTTCCTCTTAGATGAGGGTGCAGTTGAGTCAGTAAAAGGCAATCCCGAAGTGATTACCGAACGAGGTGTTCACCAGTTTGCCGGCATTAAATTTCAAGGATTTTCTTTACCGCACGATCGCGAGTCAGGTCGTCGCTTTGGTACAAATATTGCTTGGCGATGGACTCAAGGAGGGGTCAATATCCTGCATTTAGGCGGTGCTGCGGCTCCTTTAGCTACAGAAGATAAAATTCTCTTAAGCGGTGCAGATATTCTGCTTACTCCTGTTGGTGGAGGAATGAAAGCCTATAATCCTCAAGAGGCAAAACAGGTAGTCAAAGTTCTCAATCCTAAGATGGTAATCCCGACTCACTACCAGACTAGTGCAGCGAATAAAGAAAATTGTGATTTAGCACCTGTAGAACAGTTTCTTGGCTTAGTAGATGATCTCGAAGTTGCTCAGGTAGGAAGCGATCGCTTTACAGTCAAGAAGTCTTATCTGACTGGCGATACAACTTTAGTTAGAGTTTTAGATTACAGCTCATGA
- a CDS encoding 2-dehydropantoate 2-reductase N-terminal domain-containing protein, translating into MDNILVIGAGSVGALLGASLVKANLKITFASKPGSNYTHQLQEQGLKIHYANGEKLWISPSNPQVRFLDTATYLVEKFDLIIVAIKSNHLHDVVSYIQAHSNSNTILIHAQNGIPYWWFDDDSYLNLLSQNLFNKLSSRPYLDSVDQNGYLYKNLSKFTLAGCVVKAPCRRTAQAEIEVRKPPQLILGLTKNGNCNSKQQIIVKHLCELFSHHGVTATYTSEIRAAVCNKLAINVTTNVLSALTGKVIADLTTNSHTNSLIKTVIAEVNYIFVRYGIKPEDLPTEQKIYAYIKTPGSQSHLPSLAQDFSQHKPGEVSLITALVEMAKIAQLKVPTLYSLSELLQLCQTYSLKSSNGKSHILTLDHSSGYCTLTNDVCQSSLVNKWQISNLLTHLVQVNVSALIS; encoded by the coding sequence ATGGATAACATTTTAGTGATTGGTGCCGGCTCAGTTGGCGCGTTATTGGGAGCTTCTCTAGTTAAAGCTAATTTGAAAATTACTTTTGCTAGTAAACCTGGCAGCAACTACACTCATCAGCTACAAGAACAGGGTTTAAAAATACATTACGCCAACGGAGAAAAATTGTGGATTTCACCATCCAATCCTCAAGTTCGATTTCTCGATACGGCAACGTATCTCGTTGAAAAGTTTGACCTAATTATTGTTGCTATTAAAAGCAATCATCTACATGATGTTGTTTCTTATATCCAAGCTCACTCCAACTCAAATACAATTTTGATTCATGCTCAAAATGGAATTCCCTACTGGTGGTTTGATGACGATAGCTATTTAAATTTACTCAGCCAAAACCTATTTAATAAGTTAAGTTCTCGTCCTTATTTAGATAGTGTCGATCAAAATGGCTATCTCTATAAAAATTTAAGCAAATTCACTTTGGCAGGCTGTGTAGTAAAAGCTCCTTGTCGCAGAACAGCCCAAGCAGAAATTGAAGTCAGAAAGCCGCCTCAATTAATTCTCGGTTTAACCAAAAACGGTAATTGCAATTCAAAACAACAAATTATAGTCAAGCATTTATGCGAATTGTTTTCTCACCATGGCGTAACCGCTACCTATACAAGCGAAATACGCGCAGCAGTATGTAACAAACTAGCCATTAACGTTACTACTAATGTTTTGTCGGCTTTGACTGGAAAGGTAATTGCCGACTTAACTACTAATTCTCACACAAACAGTCTAATTAAAACTGTGATTGCCGAGGTCAACTATATTTTTGTTCGTTATGGTATCAAACCAGAAGATTTACCCACTGAACAAAAAATTTATGCTTATATTAAAACTCCAGGTAGCCAAAGTCATCTCCCTTCTCTCGCCCAAGATTTTTCTCAACATAAACCAGGGGAAGTTAGTTTAATTACAGCACTGGTAGAAATGGCAAAAATCGCCCAGCTTAAAGTACCAACTTTGTATAGTTTGAGTGAATTACTACAGTTATGCCAAACCTACAGCCTGAAAAGCTCCAACGGTAAGTCACATATTCTCACCTTAGATCATTCTTCTGGCTACTGTACGTTAACTAATGATGTTTGCCAAAGCAGCCTTGTAAATAAATGGCAGATATCTAATTTACTGACTCATCTTGTTCAGGTAAATGTATCGGCACTAATTAGTTAG